The Parashewanella tropica genome window below encodes:
- a CDS encoding M48 family metalloprotease, which yields MKQKRFLKLKKMTMALLTAGLLSSSHLAWSDNELPDLGTAAASTLTIDQENELGDIYMRVQRASQPVVYDPLLNQYITELGNKLVAHAQDVKTSFQFFLIQNDEINAFAFFGGHVGIHTGLLLTADNESELASVYAHEIAHVTQRHLARAMEARARSNPAMIAGLIGSLLLTIAAPEAGMAALATTTGIARQTQINYTRSNEKEADRLGMHTLVASGFDPDGAYLFFNKLARKYQYATRLPEILQSHPLPKSRITEARNRAAKYPHRYIPASLDFQLAKARVEVRFSDYSNNASLAMFEKQLDQRTFVVKDAALYGKALALFELQKTKESNKIIEELLKRDPDNLFYIDTKTDLLIKEKKFRKAIQMLEAQYQDKPTSQVISMNLAHAYIEGGKSEKAIPILQEAIFYDHANVLAYQLLLDAYSKTNNSAMEHYIQAEIMALQANFEGAIDQLNYAHQQSSKDPLQLARIEARIRQFRQYQLEIKKLSKR from the coding sequence ATTAAACAAAAGCGTTTCTTAAAATTAAAAAAAATGACAATGGCTTTACTTACGGCCGGTCTGCTTTCCTCATCTCATTTAGCATGGTCAGACAATGAACTACCAGACCTCGGTACTGCCGCTGCAAGTACTTTGACGATTGATCAGGAAAATGAACTTGGCGATATTTACATGCGAGTTCAACGCGCTTCTCAACCCGTTGTTTATGATCCATTATTGAATCAATACATCACAGAACTCGGCAACAAACTTGTCGCGCATGCACAAGATGTTAAAACCTCATTTCAATTCTTTCTTATTCAAAATGATGAAATTAATGCTTTTGCATTTTTTGGGGGGCATGTAGGCATACATACTGGCTTACTTCTCACCGCCGATAACGAAAGTGAGTTAGCTTCAGTATACGCCCATGAAATTGCACATGTTACTCAAAGGCATCTAGCTCGTGCGATGGAAGCAAGAGCCAGAAGTAATCCAGCAATGATTGCAGGATTAATTGGTTCTTTACTTTTAACAATTGCAGCACCAGAAGCAGGTATGGCGGCATTGGCGACAACAACAGGTATAGCAAGACAAACCCAAATAAACTATACCCGTTCCAATGAAAAAGAAGCAGACCGTCTTGGAATGCATACTTTAGTTGCCTCAGGTTTTGATCCTGATGGTGCATATCTATTTTTTAATAAGCTGGCTAGAAAATACCAATACGCTACTCGCTTACCAGAGATTTTGCAAAGCCACCCTCTTCCCAAATCAAGGATTACCGAAGCTAGAAACCGAGCAGCAAAGTATCCTCATAGATATATCCCAGCCAGCCTTGATTTCCAGCTAGCAAAGGCTCGAGTGGAAGTTAGATTCTCTGATTACAGCAATAACGCTTCGCTTGCTATGTTCGAGAAGCAACTTGATCAAAGAACTTTTGTTGTTAAAGATGCAGCTCTTTATGGAAAAGCATTAGCCTTATTTGAATTACAGAAAACCAAAGAATCGAACAAAATTATCGAAGAGTTACTCAAACGCGATCCTGACAATTTGTTCTATATCGATACAAAAACCGATCTATTGATCAAAGAGAAGAAATTTCGAAAAGCCATTCAAATGTTAGAGGCACAATATCAAGACAAGCCTACATCACAAGTCATATCGATGAACTTAGCCCACGCATATATTGAAGGCGGAAAATCTGAAAAAGCGATACCAATCCTACAAGAAGCTATCTTTTATGATCATGCCAATGTGTTGGCATACCAACTTCTACTAGATGCCTACAGCAAAACCAATAATTCCGCCATGGAACATTATATTCAAGCCGAAATTATGGCCTTACAAGCGAACTTTGAAGGAGCAATAGATCAATTGAATTATGCTCATCAGCAAAGCTCTAAAGATCCATTACAGCTCGCAAGAATTGAAGCAAGAATTCGTCAATTTAGGCAATATCAACTTGAAATAAAAAAATTATCTAAGCGATAG
- the ihfB gene encoding integration host factor subunit beta translates to MTKSELIAKLAANNPQLSAKEVENAVKEMLEQMASTLESGDRIEIRGFGSFSLHYRAPRVGRNPKTGTSVDLEGKYVPHFKPGKELRERVDAINS, encoded by the coding sequence ATGACTAAATCCGAACTAATCGCAAAACTCGCTGCTAATAATCCACAATTATCAGCGAAAGAAGTAGAGAATGCTGTAAAAGAAATGCTGGAGCAAATGGCTTCAACATTAGAATCTGGTGATCGCATTGAGATCCGTGGATTCGGTAGCTTTTCACTTCACTACCGTGCTCCGCGTGTTGGACGTAACCCTAAAACTGGAACCTCAGTGGATCTAGAAGGTAAGTATGTACCACACTTTAAGCCAGGCAAAGAATTACGAGAACGTGTTGATGCTATCAATTCGTGA
- the cmk gene encoding (d)CMP kinase, whose translation MSERTPVVTVDGPSGAGKGTICHLLAQKLGFHLLDSGAIYRVLALASIHHDVELDNEEAISLLAAHLDVQFLAGNESDNIKVVLEGEDVTRDIRTQECSDAASKIAAFPRVREALLRRQRAFEVEPGLIADGRDMGTVVFPDAPVKIFLTASAEERAERRYNQLQDKGFDVKIDRLLAEIIERDERDMNRPVAPLKAADDALVVDTTGINIDGVLDIVLTHIEKHLSSPE comes from the coding sequence ATGTCTGAACGGACTCCAGTAGTAACAGTTGATGGCCCAAGCGGAGCTGGTAAAGGAACAATATGTCATTTGCTTGCTCAAAAACTCGGATTTCATTTATTAGATAGTGGTGCCATTTATCGAGTGTTGGCATTAGCTTCAATACATCATGATGTTGAACTTGATAACGAAGAAGCGATTAGTTTGTTAGCCGCACACCTCGATGTACAGTTTCTTGCAGGCAATGAAAGCGACAACATCAAAGTGGTTTTAGAAGGCGAGGATGTCACTCGAGATATTCGCACTCAAGAATGCTCTGATGCTGCATCAAAAATTGCTGCGTTCCCAAGAGTAAGAGAAGCATTATTACGTCGCCAACGTGCATTTGAAGTTGAGCCTGGATTAATCGCTGATGGTCGAGATATGGGAACCGTAGTATTCCCTGATGCACCCGTTAAGATTTTTTTGACCGCATCGGCTGAAGAACGTGCAGAGCGTAGGTATAATCAGTTGCAGGACAAGGGCTTCGATGTTAAAATCGACCGCCTTTTGGCTGAAATCATTGAACGCGATGAGCGTGATATGAATCGACCAGTTGCACCGCTGAAAGCAGCGGATGACGCATTAGTCGTTGATACGACAGGAATTAATATTGATGGTGTGTTAGATATCGTACTGACACACATCGAAAAACATTTATCAAGCCCTGAGTAG
- the pyrF gene encoding orotidine-5'-phosphate decarboxylase → MSEKRILVALDYDNKAEAFALINQLDPTMCRLKVGKEMFTLFGPEFVKEVQDKGFDVFLDLKFHDIPNTVAKAVKAAAELGVWMVNVHASGGLAMMKAAKDILEPYGDKAPLLIGVTVLTSMSDEELPLIGINKTADEQVQHLAALAHQAGLDGVVCSAQEAESLRSTLGSEFKLITPGIRPIGSAVGDQHRIMTPEKALKAGSDYLVIGRPITKALDPLEALTSIHYSINPTE, encoded by the coding sequence ATGTCTGAAAAACGTATCCTTGTCGCTTTAGACTATGACAATAAAGCTGAAGCCTTTGCCCTAATTAATCAACTTGATCCTACAATGTGCCGTTTAAAAGTTGGCAAAGAAATGTTTACTTTGTTTGGACCTGAGTTTGTGAAAGAGGTGCAAGATAAAGGCTTTGATGTTTTCCTCGATTTGAAATTTCACGATATTCCAAATACGGTAGCTAAAGCTGTAAAAGCAGCTGCTGAACTTGGTGTATGGATGGTTAATGTGCATGCAAGCGGTGGCTTGGCAATGATGAAAGCCGCAAAGGACATTCTTGAACCCTATGGTGATAAAGCGCCACTATTAATTGGTGTTACTGTACTGACTTCAATGAGTGATGAAGAGCTGCCATTAATCGGCATAAATAAAACCGCTGATGAGCAAGTGCAACATTTAGCAGCATTGGCTCACCAGGCAGGATTAGATGGAGTGGTTTGTTCGGCGCAAGAAGCCGAGTCGCTAAGGTCCACTTTAGGTTCTGAGTTTAAATTAATCACTCCGGGGATCCGCCCAATTGGTTCAGCAGTTGGCGATCAACATCGTATTATGACACCAGAGAAAGCACTAAAAGCAGGCTCAGATTATTTGGTCATTGGTCGACCTATCACGAAAGCACTAGACCCACTTGAAGCCTTAACCAGCATTCATTACAGTATCAATCCAACTGAATAA
- the lapB gene encoding lipopolysaccharide assembly protein LapB yields the protein MLEILFLLLPLAASYGWYMGRRSMRHQQQKKQRKLNKEYFSGLNFILSNESDKAVDFFIDMLDVDDETIETHLSLGALFRKRGEVDRAIRIHQNLISRPSLAPDQLEMAMAELGKDYMAAGFYDRAEEIFLSLLQQSEDTHEAETQLISIYQTTKDWRKAIKVINHMSRSQRKEYLETQAHYYCQLSEESADPNKKIKYLKLALKQDDKCIRALLELAKVYASKQDFKQSKQYLLAILTADINFIADAIEVTKEVYLAQSDINGYRDYLQQAVEKGAGISAILEIVHLLLQNNELTEAENILLDSLYRKPTMKGFQELMKLYLEQTKDDSSKDNLARLEKLVAQQIAYRPSYRCKVCGFPAHVLYWHCPSCKAWGKITRIKGLDGE from the coding sequence ATGCTTGAGATTTTGTTTTTGTTACTGCCATTAGCAGCCAGTTACGGTTGGTATATGGGGCGTAGAAGCATGCGCCACCAGCAGCAAAAAAAGCAGCGTAAGCTTAACAAGGAATACTTTTCAGGCTTAAATTTCATTTTGTCTAATGAATCAGACAAAGCCGTAGATTTTTTTATCGACATGCTGGATGTCGATGACGAAACCATTGAAACTCATCTTTCTCTTGGCGCTTTATTCCGTAAACGTGGTGAAGTAGACCGAGCTATTCGTATTCATCAGAATCTGATCTCCCGTCCAAGTCTTGCACCAGACCAATTAGAAATGGCAATGGCTGAGCTTGGCAAAGATTATATGGCGGCTGGTTTTTACGATCGAGCCGAAGAAATCTTTTTAAGTTTGCTTCAACAGTCAGAAGATACACATGAAGCCGAAACCCAGCTCATTTCTATTTATCAAACCACGAAAGATTGGCGTAAAGCGATCAAAGTCATAAATCACATGAGTCGCTCTCAGCGTAAAGAATATCTTGAAACTCAAGCTCATTATTATTGCCAGCTCAGTGAAGAATCAGCAGATCCAAACAAGAAGATAAAATATTTAAAGCTTGCACTTAAACAAGATGATAAATGCATACGTGCTTTATTAGAACTTGCAAAAGTCTATGCATCCAAACAAGACTTCAAGCAAAGTAAGCAATACTTACTTGCCATCTTAACAGCCGATATCAACTTCATTGCCGATGCCATAGAGGTGACGAAAGAGGTCTATCTCGCTCAATCTGATATTAATGGCTATCGTGACTATTTGCAGCAAGCGGTTGAAAAGGGCGCTGGCATTTCTGCGATTTTAGAAATCGTTCACTTATTGCTGCAAAACAATGAATTAACTGAAGCAGAAAACATATTATTAGATTCTCTTTATCGCAAGCCTACGATGAAAGGCTTTCAAGAGTTGATGAAATTGTACTTAGAACAAACTAAGGACGATTCATCCAAAGATAATCTGGCTCGCTTAGAAAAGTTGGTTGCTCAGCAAATTGCTTATCGACCATCGTATCGCTGTAAAGTATGTGGCTTTCCTGCTCACGTACTTTATTGGCACTGTCCATCATGCAAAGCCTGGGGGAAAATAACTCGCATAAAAGGTCTTGATGGCGAATAA
- a CDS encoding DUF2058 domain-containing protein — protein sequence MANALQEQLLKAGLASKQKVRDVKTQKRRNRKQKVDDGSAALKQQIAEQKQQQAEKDKALNEKRFAEAMEIGQVRSLITEFTRTALSLPTNGEVKFNFTVGTKVHAIYIDDSIQSQLLNGKLGIVRHEEKTYVVPFKLAERVNLLVPEWCGYLATEADKTGEIVEEDDPYADYVIPDDLMW from the coding sequence ATGGCAAATGCATTACAAGAGCAGCTATTAAAGGCAGGCTTAGCCAGTAAGCAAAAAGTTCGTGACGTAAAAACCCAAAAGCGTCGCAATAGAAAGCAAAAAGTTGATGATGGTTCTGCAGCGTTAAAACAACAAATTGCAGAGCAAAAACAGCAACAAGCTGAAAAAGATAAAGCGTTAAATGAAAAACGTTTTGCAGAAGCAATGGAAATAGGGCAAGTCCGTTCTTTAATTACTGAGTTCACTCGTACCGCACTTTCTTTACCGACAAATGGCGAAGTTAAATTCAACTTTACGGTTGGAACTAAGGTACATGCTATTTATATCGATGATTCTATTCAGTCGCAGCTCTTGAATGGTAAGTTAGGTATTGTACGCCATGAAGAGAAAACTTATGTTGTGCCGTTTAAATTAGCTGAGCGTGTGAATTTATTGGTACCTGAATGGTGTGGATACTTGGCTACTGAAGCGGATAAAACAGGTGAAATCGTAGAAGAAGATGATCCTTATGCAGATTATGTCATCCCAGATGATTTGATGTGGTAA
- a CDS encoding LapA family protein, translated as MKSFFITIVVAAIFFLAFIFGARNEQMVTISYFVAQGEYRLPIVLASVFLGGFVLSWLCAAYQIIKLKVSLRQANKKLAALEPKVTSEEER; from the coding sequence GTGAAATCATTTTTCATTACAATTGTCGTTGCAGCAATCTTCTTTTTAGCTTTTATTTTCGGCGCACGTAACGAACAGATGGTGACCATAAGCTATTTTGTGGCTCAAGGTGAATATCGACTTCCTATTGTTTTAGCTTCAGTTTTTTTAGGTGGATTTGTACTAAGTTGGTTGTGTGCGGCGTACCAAATTATTAAATTGAAGGTTTCCTTACGTCAGGCAAATAAAAAGCTTGCGGCATTAGAGCCTAAAGTAACAAGCGAAGAAGAGCGCTAA
- the arsC gene encoding arsenate reductase (glutaredoxin) (This arsenate reductase requires both glutathione and glutaredoxin to convert arsenate to arsenite, after which the efflux transporter formed by ArsA and ArsB can extrude the arsenite from the cell, providing resistance.), with protein sequence MTKVTIFHNPRCSKSRQTLALLEENNCEIEVIEYLKDIPTIETLKSIQSKLNVAVRDMMRTKEDDYKEQNLSDDSVTDEQLFNAMIKTPKIIERPIVLANDKAVIGRPPENVLDII encoded by the coding sequence ATGACAAAAGTAACCATTTTTCACAACCCTCGCTGTTCTAAAAGCAGACAGACTCTTGCTTTGTTAGAAGAAAATAATTGCGAAATTGAGGTTATCGAATACCTGAAAGATATCCCTACAATTGAGACGCTTAAAAGCATTCAAAGCAAACTGAATGTTGCTGTACGTGACATGATGCGTACAAAGGAAGATGATTATAAAGAGCAAAATCTCTCTGATGATTCAGTCACTGACGAGCAACTTTTCAATGCCATGATAAAAACGCCTAAAATCATTGAACGTCCGATTGTATTGGCAAATGATAAGGCAGTAATTGGTCGTCCACCAGAAAATGTATTGGACATCATCTAA
- a CDS encoding DUF2069 domain-containing protein: MQTQTLFQLCRTGYIALVLLLSGYFIQLGLSGTYSIAFTALWIIPLLLPLKGIIQGNPYTFAWASFILCLYELHALTNLWVADSGFIFAVIETVLISLLLIGFPYYARFRGRELGLGLKKKKDQ; this comes from the coding sequence ATGCAAACACAAACTCTATTTCAATTATGCAGAACTGGATATATTGCTTTAGTCTTATTGCTAAGCGGTTACTTTATTCAATTAGGTTTATCGGGAACATACAGTATTGCGTTTACTGCTCTGTGGATCATACCGTTACTGCTCCCACTTAAAGGGATCATACAAGGAAATCCCTATACTTTTGCTTGGGCAAGTTTCATTTTATGCTTGTATGAGTTACATGCTCTAACAAATTTATGGGTTGCCGATAGTGGTTTTATCTTTGCTGTTATCGAGACAGTCTTAATTTCATTACTGCTGATTGGATTCCCATACTATGCTCGATTCCGTGGCCGTGAATTGGGTTTGGGATTAAAAAAGAAAAAAGATCAATAG
- the aroA gene encoding 3-phosphoshikimate 1-carboxyvinyltransferase: MQQLTLSHIAKFNGEINIPGSKSISNRALLLAALASGTTKLYNLLDSDDIRHMLSALKQLGVRYELNDDKTECVVYGNNGPFKSDKLQSFFLGNAGTAMRPLCAALTLGSGEYELTGEPRMEERPIRDLVDALEQLGADISYQKEHGFPPILIKGTGLSGGNVNISGKLSSQFLTALLMVAPLAKDNVLITVDGELVSKPYIDITIKLMERFGVNVINHDYQRFEIEAGQVYQSPGEFLVEGDASSASYFLAAGAINGGQVKVTGIGKNSIQGDIQFADALAAMGANIEWGDDYILSSKAELSAIDMDMNHIPDAAMTLAVAALFAKGTTKLKNIYNWRIKETDRLAAMATELKKVGATVVEHNDAIEVTAPEQLVHAEIDTYNDHRMAMCFSLLSASEVGVTINDPGCTSKTFPNYFEALAQIGQK, translated from the coding sequence ATGCAACAACTCACTTTATCTCACATTGCTAAGTTCAATGGTGAAATCAATATTCCTGGCTCAAAAAGTATTTCTAACCGCGCTTTGTTATTAGCGGCACTGGCTTCGGGAACGACCAAGCTCTATAACTTGTTAGATTCTGATGACATTCGTCATATGCTGTCAGCCCTTAAGCAGTTGGGAGTACGTTATGAATTGAATGACGATAAAACGGAATGTGTGGTTTATGGAAATAATGGACCATTCAAAAGTGATAAATTACAGTCATTCTTTTTAGGAAACGCAGGGACCGCGATGCGTCCATTGTGTGCGGCATTAACCTTAGGTTCTGGTGAATACGAGCTAACGGGTGAGCCTAGAATGGAAGAGCGCCCAATTCGAGATCTTGTTGATGCACTTGAACAACTGGGTGCTGACATTAGCTACCAAAAAGAACATGGCTTTCCACCTATTTTGATAAAAGGAACTGGGTTATCAGGTGGTAATGTCAATATCTCAGGTAAATTATCTTCACAGTTCTTAACTGCATTACTCATGGTGGCTCCGTTAGCAAAAGACAATGTATTAATTACTGTCGATGGTGAGCTAGTTTCTAAGCCATATATTGATATTACTATCAAGTTGATGGAACGCTTTGGCGTTAACGTTATTAACCATGATTATCAGCGTTTTGAAATCGAAGCAGGGCAAGTTTATCAATCTCCTGGTGAGTTTTTAGTTGAAGGTGATGCTTCATCTGCTTCATATTTCTTAGCTGCTGGCGCAATCAATGGCGGACAGGTAAAAGTAACGGGTATTGGAAAAAACAGCATCCAAGGGGACATTCAATTTGCGGATGCTCTCGCGGCTATGGGGGCGAATATTGAGTGGGGTGACGATTATATTCTTTCGTCTAAAGCAGAGTTATCTGCCATTGATATGGATATGAATCATATTCCTGACGCAGCCATGACATTGGCTGTTGCCGCTTTGTTTGCCAAAGGCACAACTAAGTTGAAGAACATATACAACTGGCGTATTAAAGAGACGGATCGTTTAGCTGCCATGGCGACTGAATTAAAAAAGGTTGGGGCAACAGTGGTAGAGCATAATGACGCGATTGAAGTAACTGCACCGGAGCAGTTAGTTCATGCAGAAATTGATACATATAATGATCATCGCATGGCGATGTGTTTCTCTCTGCTTTCTGCATCTGAAGTAGGAGTAACCATTAACGATCCGGGCTGCACTTCAAAAACTTTCCCTAACTATTTCGAAGCCTTAGCTCAAATAGGTCAGAAGTAA
- the rpsA gene encoding 30S ribosomal protein S1 produces the protein MTESFADLFEQSLEQLEFRPGSIVRGTVVAIENGMVLVDAGLKSESPIPADQFKNAAGELEINVGDEVDVALDSVEDGFGETQLSREKAKRHEAWIVLEKAYEDAETVIGVINGKVKGGFTVELNGIRAFLPGSLVDVRPVRDTAHLENKELEFKVIKLDQKRNNVVVSRRAVIESESSAERDALLENLQEGQAVKGIVKNLTDYGAFVDLGGVDGLLHITDMAWKRVKHPSEIVNVGDEINVKVLKYDRERTRVSLGLKQLGEDPWLAISKRYPENTRLSGRVTNLTDYGCFVEIEEGVEGLVHVSEMDWTNKNIHPSKVVNLGDEVEVLVLDIDEERRRISLGLKQCKTNPWDDFASRYNKGDKVSGKIKSITDFGIFIGLDGGIDGLVHLSDISWTGTGEEAVSEYKKGDEISAVVLSVDPERERISLGVKQTEDDPFNAYLADKKKGTIVNGTVAAVDAKGVTVELADSVEGYIRVADISRERIEDASTVFAEGDAVEAKFMGVDRKNRTISLSIKAKDEAEEKEALASVNKKDDAVISNAMAEAFKAARK, from the coding sequence ATGACTGAATCTTTTGCTGATCTGTTTGAACAATCCCTTGAACAACTAGAATTCCGCCCAGGCTCTATCGTACGTGGTACTGTAGTAGCTATCGAAAACGGTATGGTACTAGTTGACGCTGGTCTTAAATCTGAAAGCCCAATCCCTGCTGATCAATTCAAGAACGCTGCTGGCGAACTTGAAATCAACGTTGGTGATGAAGTAGACGTTGCTCTTGACTCTGTTGAAGATGGCTTCGGTGAGACTCAACTTTCTCGTGAAAAAGCTAAGCGTCACGAAGCTTGGATTGTTCTTGAAAAAGCATACGAAGACGCTGAAACTGTTATCGGTGTTATCAATGGTAAGGTTAAAGGCGGTTTCACTGTTGAACTAAACGGTATCCGTGCATTCCTACCAGGTTCTCTAGTTGACGTTCGCCCAGTTCGCGACACTGCTCACCTAGAAAACAAAGAATTAGAATTCAAAGTAATCAAGCTAGACCAAAAGCGTAACAACGTTGTTGTTTCTCGTCGTGCTGTTATCGAATCTGAGAGCAGTGCAGAGCGTGACGCTCTTCTTGAGAACCTACAAGAAGGTCAAGCTGTTAAAGGTATCGTTAAGAACCTTACTGACTACGGTGCATTCGTTGATCTTGGTGGTGTTGACGGTCTTCTACATATCACTGATATGGCTTGGAAGCGTGTTAAGCACCCATCTGAAATCGTTAATGTTGGTGACGAAATCAACGTTAAAGTTCTTAAGTACGATCGTGAGCGCACCCGTGTATCACTAGGTCTTAAGCAACTAGGCGAAGATCCATGGTTAGCAATCAGCAAGCGTTACCCAGAGAACACTCGTTTGAGTGGTCGCGTAACTAACTTGACTGACTACGGTTGTTTCGTTGAAATCGAAGAAGGCGTTGAAGGTCTTGTTCACGTTTCTGAAATGGATTGGACTAACAAGAACATCCACCCATCTAAAGTTGTTAACTTAGGTGACGAAGTTGAAGTTCTAGTTCTAGACATTGACGAAGAACGTCGTCGTATCTCTCTAGGTCTTAAACAATGTAAGACTAACCCATGGGATGATTTCGCTTCTCGTTACAACAAGGGCGACAAAGTATCTGGTAAGATCAAGTCTATCACTGACTTCGGTATCTTCATCGGTCTTGACGGTGGCATCGACGGTCTTGTTCACCTATCTGACATTTCTTGGACTGGTACTGGCGAAGAAGCAGTATCTGAGTACAAGAAAGGTGACGAAATCAGTGCAGTTGTTCTTTCAGTTGACCCAGAGCGTGAGCGTATCAGCTTAGGCGTTAAGCAAACTGAAGACGATCCATTCAACGCTTACTTGGCTGACAAGAAGAAAGGTACTATCGTTAATGGTACTGTTGCAGCAGTTGACGCTAAAGGTGTTACTGTTGAGTTGGCTGACTCAGTTGAAGGTTACATCCGCGTTGCTGACATCTCTCGTGAGCGCATCGAAGACGCATCTACTGTATTCGCAGAAGGTGACGCTGTAGAAGCTAAGTTCATGGGTGTTGATCGTAAGAACCGCACTATCAGCCTGTCTATCAAAGCGAAAGACGAAGCTGAAGAGAAAGAAGCACTAGCATCTGTTAACAAGAAAGATGACGCTGTTATCAGCAATGCTATGGCAGAAGCGTTTAAAGCTGCTCGTAAGTAA
- a CDS encoding amino acid aminotransferase, protein MFDQLNPMPADPILGLLNEYRQDTNPNKVDLGVGVYKDPAGHTPILECVKTAEQYRLSTENTKVYIGPTGSADFNTLITELCFDNEHPALLANRIRTVSTPGGTGALRVAADFITRCKKDAVIWVSDPTWANHTGLFEAAGITVKTYPYYDYDTKSLKFEEMIACLEQVSADDVVLLHACCHNPSGMDLTQEQWDIVAELAKTKGFTPLIDMAYQGFGTDEDTDAYGVRKMAATVENMILCSSCSKNFGLYRERIGSCSIISSSAAKADTAFSVLLYVVRCLYSMPPAHGAAIVETILGSAELKQQWLDELKHMRDRINGNRKLLVDALHGLNVDLDFSFITEQKGMFSFLGVNPQQVEQLKNEYSVYMVGSSRISIAGITETNVDYLAQSIAKVL, encoded by the coding sequence ATGTTCGATCAGTTAAACCCAATGCCTGCGGACCCCATATTAGGTCTCCTCAACGAATACCGCCAAGATACCAACCCAAACAAAGTCGATTTAGGTGTTGGTGTATATAAAGATCCAGCAGGTCATACTCCTATTCTTGAATGTGTAAAAACAGCCGAGCAATATCGTTTATCAACCGAGAATACCAAAGTATATATTGGTCCAACGGGTTCAGCTGATTTTAACACTCTTATTACTGAATTGTGTTTTGATAATGAGCACCCTGCTCTACTTGCTAATCGTATCCGTACCGTTTCAACTCCAGGTGGAACAGGTGCTCTTCGTGTTGCAGCTGACTTTATTACACGTTGTAAAAAAGATGCCGTTATTTGGGTAAGTGACCCAACTTGGGCAAATCATACTGGTTTATTTGAAGCTGCAGGCATCACGGTTAAAACCTACCCTTATTATGACTACGATACTAAATCATTAAAATTTGAAGAAATGATTGCATGCCTTGAGCAAGTAAGCGCTGATGATGTCGTGCTTCTGCACGCTTGTTGCCACAACCCAAGTGGTATGGATCTAACTCAAGAGCAATGGGACATTGTTGCTGAGCTAGCCAAAACCAAAGGCTTCACGCCACTTATCGACATGGCATATCAAGGCTTTGGTACTGATGAAGATACCGATGCCTACGGTGTTCGTAAAATGGCGGCCACTGTTGAAAATATGATCTTATGCAGTTCATGCTCTAAAAACTTTGGCTTGTATCGCGAGCGTATTGGTTCGTGTTCAATCATCAGCAGTTCAGCTGCTAAAGCTGACACTGCGTTTTCTGTTTTGCTATATGTTGTGCGCTGCTTATATTCTATGCCACCAGCACATGGGGCTGCTATTGTTGAAACCATCTTAGGTTCAGCTGAGCTAAAACAGCAGTGGCTTGATGAACTCAAACACATGCGCGATCGCATCAATGGCAACCGTAAGTTACTGGTAGATGCTCTGCATGGTCTTAATGTTGATCTTGATTTTAGTTTTATCACAGAGCAAAAAGGTATGTTCTCTTTCTTGGGTGTAAACCCACAGCAAGTTGAGCAACTAAAAAATGAATATAGCGTATATATGGTTGGCTCTAGCCGCATCAGTATTGCCGGAATTACAGAAACGAATGTCGATTACCTAGCACAATCAATTGCTAAAGTCCTTTAA
- a CDS encoding sulfurtransferase TusA family protein has protein sequence MSKRIMQFIDLTEHRCPLVLVKVKMAIKQLAVGQQLQFAIYDRLSREDVPKYLQQLGHHVQIISNTIDKFEFIVTKSSK, from the coding sequence TTGAGCAAGCGCATTATGCAATTTATTGATTTAACTGAGCACCGTTGCCCTTTGGTGTTAGTAAAAGTCAAAATGGCAATTAAGCAATTAGCTGTTGGCCAACAGTTACAATTTGCTATTTATGACCGTCTATCTCGCGAAGATGTTCCCAAATATTTACAACAATTAGGCCACCATGTGCAAATAATCAGTAATACTATAGATAAGTTTGAATTTATAGTAACTAAGTCTTCAAAATAG